A genomic window from Thermoanaerobaculia bacterium includes:
- a CDS encoding 6-carboxytetrahydropterin synthase, with the protein MPFRVTVEARFEAAHFLIHYRGQPEPLHGHSYRVEVVLEAASLDPDDLAVDFVGARELVKGIAAELDYRNVNDHPAFAGRNTSAENIARHFAERIASSGAVAPARVVEVVVWEGPENRASWKG; encoded by the coding sequence GCCGTTCCGAGTCACCGTCGAAGCCCGCTTCGAAGCCGCGCACTTCCTGATCCACTACCGCGGCCAGCCGGAGCCGCTCCACGGCCATTCCTACCGCGTCGAAGTCGTGCTCGAAGCGGCGAGCCTCGATCCCGACGACCTCGCCGTCGATTTCGTGGGGGCGAGGGAGCTGGTGAAAGGAATCGCCGCCGAGCTCGACTACCGAAACGTCAACGACCATCCGGCGTTCGCCGGCCGCAACACGTCGGCCGAGAACATCGCGCGCCACTTCGCGGAGCGGATCGCGTCCTCCGGCGCGGTCGCGCCCGCGCGAGTCGTGGAAGTCGTCGTTTGGGAGGGCCCGGAGAACCGCGCCAGCTGGAAAGGCTAG